Genomic DNA from Limanda limanda chromosome 8, fLimLim1.1, whole genome shotgun sequence:
agatagatagatagatagatagatagatagatagatagatagatagatagatagatagatagatagatagatagggagcaccaaataaataaacaacaaaaggTTAATTCCTCCATCTCTGTAAAAAGGAATGTTGCTTGAAGgaatttaaaagttttattttgaaaatacgAAGCGGAAGCCCCGCGTTGCATTCCCTGGCTtcccgtccctctgtctgtgggAATCTGGGTCCTGAGTGAAAAACACCGTCCGGGGGAGCGACCAACTTCTGACTCTGTTTTTATTAccgttatattttattttctcattccTCCAGCCGCCTCGTCTCTCTCGGAAACACTTCCCCGGCCGAGGAGCATCGAAGTCCGGCGCTGACACCGGCGCTGCCCCGCCGGAGCCGCGGAGGAGTTGTTTGTGAAGTCGGGGTGAAAATGGAGAGCTCCGCGGAGTGAGAGTGGGGTGAGGAGGCGGGTCCTGCCCTTCTGCTAGCCGCTAgctgctagcatgctaacacagGCTCCGAAGTTACGAGGTGAGCCTCACAGGCACTTTGTCACTTGTTTGGTTAAAATGATTGTGGATGTTTTTACCGACAGTCGTATTGTTTCTATACGTGGCTGAACGAAATGATCTGAGGATGATTCTGGTGCAGAGAGAAAACCCAGTGACATGGCTCAGGCCTTATCTTAACTTAACTGAACTTAACTTAAACTCACTGTAAAGTATCTTCAGTTCATTCACAGAGTACTAGTttcatttattatattatgttatcaCTTGATTTTAAAGGAGCTTTCTTCTTAATCAGCTGTTTTCATGTCTGACAAAGTAAAGTCATTTGTTACACATTTATTACACAATATTTCTAATTATAACTCCAACAAAACTTCTGGTTAttgaggttttttctttttaaaatgacaaattaaaacatgtctGTGATCAAACCCTGCACGAGCTGACTTTTAAAATAAGTTCTCCTTTATTGGCAACAGCTTCCTGTGCACACAATGTTCACAGGAAGCTGTCGCCATGTCAGGATTCAGCGTATATCCTGACATGTAATATATCCACAGACACGGTGCAGGTCCGTGTTTCTGTCGAGCCCGAAACCGCGAAGTCTCCAGTTTCATATCGCATTTTCCCGTTCTTCCCTCCAGAGCCTCCCTCCGCTGTGATCCTCCAGGGGAGCTGCTCTATCTGCTGTTCCACCGCTGCTGACGCTGCAGATTCTCCCGATGGATCCCAGCTCAGTTGATGGTTCGACTGGTTGTGGAAGTTCTGCGTGAATCCTGAGGACCATGATGCATTTCTGCTGAAGGCGACAACACTTAACAAGCTCTTCTCCTGATCAATCGTTCCTTGTGCATCGAGGATCCAAACCCACCCGTAACATTTTAACGTCATCTGAGATGGGGCCCTGGTAGCTTCTTCAAGGGGTTtgaggtccccccccccccctcctgtgtgTGGGCATAAGACCCATCAACACAGGTCTATAGAAGAAAGCTGTGACCCGGTGGTAAAGCACTTGCTGTGGGAGTAGAGACGCCCGGCGTGATTAGCAAAATGCGTTCATGAGCTCCTCGGCTGTTAAACTGGATCTAAGTGGTCGTCTCGCTCGTGCTCAGGAGCTGTGACTGCTGATGCCAGCTCGTCGGGACCTGAGGGGGTGTGATCAGCTTTATTCATGAACCCTGTGACTCGGCGTGGGTACGGCCTGGATGTTGGATCTGCTGCAGCGGTGATGAGGCCGGGCTCCTGGGGGCCTGCGTGGCTGGATGGGCAGCGGCCCACGGTGATGTGATGGGGTGCAGGAACAGTAAGGTCCTCCCTGAGCCTCCGGGGGACGTTCAGTTGGACCTGGTCAAAAAGGTCGGTAGAGAAACACAGTAATGTAATTTATAATAAGTTGATGATGTTCTCTATCTATTAAAAGTAATGTTAATGTATTAAATGCATCTCACAACTTCTTAGAGCCCAAGGTGACATCTTCAGATTTCTTGTTTTGTCAGACCCACAAAAACATTGATATAAAAGCAGAGAAAACTATTATCATCACGTTGTCAAGCTGGACAACTTTACTGTAGATTCATTAATTAGTGAATCTAGTTACTtattagggctgctcgattagtcgaaatttaatcgtgattacgattatgggGTCCAACGATCTCCAAACAACTATAaacgagttgaaacgattatttggcattttttttcgAAAGAGACGCGTCCACAATCAGTCCTTCCCCCAAAGCAACcagaaccggaagtgactggtccTTCCGGTTATAGTCATTTCAAGAATAAAGcatagacttcagaataagggcacatattaatagtCGTtggaataatcgtgatttcgatattgtccaaaataatcgtgattataattttttccataatcgagcagccctgtTACTTATTCaagatttgtgtttgttattgaatgtgaattatatttttagaatAACATTATTGGTTGATTTTTCAGGTTGATCCTCCGCAGCCCCCCCAGACAGATATCTTCAAGCACTTCATACGAGGGGATGGCACTGGAAGCAAGACGggcgggggtgggggtgggggcggTGACAAGGCCGACTCCGCCTCCCCATATCAGGCCCAGGCACAAGCTGCCACTCCCACCGCCTCCGCCCAGCCGCCCAAGGACCCGTCCGATCTGTCGGACCCTCAGCGCAAGAAGGTGGCGAAGTATCGAGCCAAGTTCGATCCCCGGGTCACGGCCAAGTACGACATcaaggctctgattggacgagggAGTTTCAGCCGGGTTGTTCGCGTGGAACACAAGAGCACGCGGCAGCCGTACGCCATCAAGATGATCGAGACTCGCTACcgggaggggagggaggtgtGCGAGTCCGAGCTGTGTGTCCTCAGGCGCGTTCGCCACACCAACATCATCCAGCTGATGGAGGTGTTCGAGACGGCCGAGCGGGTCTACATGGTGATGGAGCTCGCCACCGGAGGAGAGCTCTTCGACCGGATCATCGCTCGCGGCTCCTTCACCGAGCGGGACGCCACCCGGGTGCTGCAGATGGTTCTGGACGGCGTCAAGTACCTCCACACGCTGGGGATCACTCACCGGGACCTGAAGCCGGAGAACCTGCTCTACTACCACCCAGGGGCCGACTCCAAGATCATCATCACCGACTTCGGCTTggccagcagcaggaagaaggGCGACGAgtgtctgatgaagaccacctGCGGCACGCCGGAGTACATCGCGCCGGAGATCCTGGTGAGGAAGCCCTACACCAACGCCGTGGACATGTGGGCGCTGGGCGTGATCTCCTACATCCTGCTGAGTGGAACCATGCCGTTCGAGGACGACAACCGCATGCGGCTGTACCGACAAATCCTCAAGGGGAAGTACAGCTTCTCCGGAGAGGTGAGGAGTTACAGTAGAtgcaagtcacacacacacacacacacacacacacacacacacacacacacacacacacacacacacacacacacacacaacattccTCACACCACATGAGGCTTTGTCAACAA
This window encodes:
- the pskh1 gene encoding serine/threonine-protein kinase H1 homolog produces the protein MGCRNSKVLPEPPGDVQLDLVKKVDPPQPPQTDIFKHFIRGDGTGSKTGGGGGGGGDKADSASPYQAQAQAATPTASAQPPKDPSDLSDPQRKKVAKYRAKFDPRVTAKYDIKALIGRGSFSRVVRVEHKSTRQPYAIKMIETRYREGREVCESELCVLRRVRHTNIIQLMEVFETAERVYMVMELATGGELFDRIIARGSFTERDATRVLQMVLDGVKYLHTLGITHRDLKPENLLYYHPGADSKIIITDFGLASSRKKGDECLMKTTCGTPEYIAPEILVRKPYTNAVDMWALGVISYILLSGTMPFEDDNRMRLYRQILKGKYSFSGEPWPSVSNLAKDFVERILTVDPSERLTAGQAFKHPWVVSMAASSSMKNLQRCISQNLLKRASSRCHSTKSAQSTRSSRSTKSNKARRVREKELRELNRRYQQQYNG